A stretch of the Tardiphaga sp. 709 genome encodes the following:
- a CDS encoding type II toxin-antitoxin system HicB family antitoxin: protein MPVYIALIQKDASGIFNVSFPDLPGIVTSGDTLDEAIEEAEETLEYAAGDWRNLDGSSGLPTPRTIEQLTSDPAFADAADGGTIVEIDYEAAE from the coding sequence ATGCCGGTCTACATCGCGCTCATTCAGAAGGATGCCAGCGGTATCTTCAACGTTTCCTTTCCCGACCTGCCCGGCATCGTCACCTCCGGCGACACCCTCGATGAAGCGATCGAGGAAGCCGAGGAAACGCTCGAATACGCGGCCGGAGACTGGCGCAATCTGGACGGCTCAAGCGGCCTTCCGACGCCGCGCACCATCGAGCAATTAACCAGCGACCCTGCATTTGCCGATGCGGCCGACGGTGGCACGATTGTCGAGATCGACTACGAAGCCGCAGAATAG
- a CDS encoding multidrug effflux MFS transporter, whose protein sequence is MLLLLVVMTGIAPISLYMLVPALPELARTFGADISIAQMTVSLYMVGLAFSQLIMGPLSDKFGRRPVLLAGLGLMVIAGIGSSFAFTLPQLIAARFFQALGGATGMVMSRAIIRDLYPRERVGAMISLVIAVMMIAQMLSPLAGGLLETGFGWRAIFYVVTASSLVVTLAIAFFLPETRRRAASDSGGGGFIADSRVLLRSRTFIGYLLCYVVASWIIFTFAGGGPYVVVTQMGRTSAEYGAWFATSGLAYLVGNLCCVRFAPRRTIEQLIWFGLALQFGGALLNVVWGLTGLNQNPAWLFLTHMIVMFGNAFVMSNGAAGALSIRPQAAGTASGMMGFLQMGLGSLCSQFGAWLGGHFATPVPLNIALVVLSCGCAAAMIFLVPRRKTVVTEELIEQAEGEESGLL, encoded by the coding sequence ATGCTGCTGTTGCTGGTGGTGATGACCGGCATCGCGCCGATCTCGCTCTATATGCTGGTGCCGGCGCTGCCCGAACTCGCCCGCACCTTTGGCGCCGATATCTCGATCGCGCAGATGACGGTGTCGCTCTACATGGTCGGCCTCGCTTTCTCACAGCTCATCATGGGGCCATTGTCCGATAAATTCGGCCGGCGCCCGGTGCTGCTTGCCGGTCTCGGCTTGATGGTGATCGCCGGCATCGGCTCGAGCTTCGCGTTCACGCTGCCGCAACTGATCGCCGCGCGGTTCTTCCAGGCACTCGGCGGCGCAACGGGCATGGTGATGAGCCGCGCCATCATCAGGGATCTCTATCCGCGCGAGCGTGTCGGCGCGATGATCAGTCTCGTCATCGCCGTGATGATGATCGCACAGATGCTGAGCCCGCTGGCCGGCGGTCTCTTGGAAACCGGCTTCGGCTGGCGCGCGATCTTCTATGTGGTCACCGCATCCTCGCTGGTCGTCACACTGGCCATCGCATTTTTTCTGCCGGAGACGAGACGGCGCGCTGCCAGCGATAGCGGCGGCGGCGGCTTCATCGCGGACTCCCGGGTGCTGCTGCGCAGCCGGACCTTCATCGGCTATCTCCTGTGTTACGTCGTGGCCTCCTGGATCATCTTCACCTTTGCCGGCGGCGGCCCCTATGTGGTCGTTACGCAGATGGGCCGGACATCCGCCGAATATGGCGCATGGTTCGCGACCTCCGGCCTCGCTTACCTCGTCGGCAATCTGTGTTGCGTGCGCTTCGCGCCGCGCCGGACCATCGAACAACTGATCTGGTTCGGCCTCGCGCTGCAATTCGGCGGTGCCCTGCTCAATGTGGTCTGGGGCCTCACCGGGCTGAACCAGAATCCTGCCTGGCTGTTCCTCACCCATATGATCGTGATGTTCGGCAATGCCTTCGTGATGTCGAACGGCGCTGCCGGCGCCCTCAGCATTCGCCCGCAGGCCGCAGGCACGGCATCCGGCATGATGGGCTTCCTGCAGATGGGTCTGGGCTCGCTGTGCTCGCAATTCGGCGCCTGGCTGGGCGGCCATTTCGCAACACCAGTGCCGCTGAACATCGCGCTTGTCGTGCTGTCCTGCGGCTGCGCAGCCGCGATGATCTTCCTGGTCCCCCGCCGCAAGACCGTGGTGACGGAAGAACTGATCGAACAGGCCGAAGGCGAAGAGAGCGGGTTGTTGTAG
- a CDS encoding NAD(P)/FAD-dependent oxidoreductase, whose translation MSDTDVLIIGAGHNGLTCAAYLAMSGLRVKVVERRSVVGGAAVTQEFHPGFRNSVAAYTVSLLNPQIASDLKLAEHGLRIVERKAQNFIPAPDGSYLLTGEGRTQQSVAKLNARDAERIGAFSHELEVIADVLRDFVLRSPPNVVQGFGLGAISEAINALGTARILNALTIEQQRVLLDLFTCSAGEMLDDVFEHDLVKALFGFDAVVGNYASPYAAGSAYVMLHHAFGEVNGKKGVWGHAIGGMGAITQAMAAAARSHGVQIELDNGVREVLVENDKVVGVILDNGESIRAKYVASNVNPKLLYTRLMPADALPKPFLDRIRNWRNGSGTFRMNVALNALPSFTALPGNGDHLSAGIIIAPSLAYMDRAWLDAKQHGWSRQPIVEVLIPSTLDDSLSPPGQHVASLFCQHVAPTLPNGASWDDHRNEVADLMIKTVDDYAPGFAASVIGRQALSPLDLERDFGLLGGDIFHGALSLNQLFSARPMLGHADYRGPLKGLYHCGSGAHPGGGVTGAPGHNAAKAILRDHRALFG comes from the coding sequence ATGTCAGACACCGACGTTTTGATCATCGGCGCCGGCCATAATGGCCTCACTTGCGCGGCCTATCTCGCCATGAGCGGGTTGCGCGTGAAGGTGGTCGAACGACGTTCGGTAGTTGGCGGCGCCGCGGTGACGCAGGAGTTTCATCCCGGCTTCCGCAATTCGGTCGCGGCCTACACTGTCAGCCTGCTCAACCCACAGATCGCCTCCGATCTGAAGCTTGCCGAACACGGCCTGCGGATCGTCGAGCGCAAGGCGCAGAATTTCATCCCAGCGCCGGACGGCAGCTATCTCCTCACCGGCGAAGGCCGCACGCAACAGTCGGTTGCCAAGCTCAACGCGCGCGATGCCGAACGGATCGGCGCGTTCTCGCATGAGCTCGAAGTCATTGCCGACGTGCTCAGGGATTTCGTGCTGCGTTCACCGCCGAACGTCGTGCAAGGTTTCGGTCTCGGCGCGATCAGCGAAGCCATCAATGCGCTCGGCACCGCCAGGATTCTCAACGCACTGACCATCGAACAGCAGCGCGTATTGCTCGATCTGTTCACCTGCTCCGCCGGCGAGATGCTTGACGACGTTTTCGAGCATGATCTGGTGAAGGCATTGTTCGGCTTCGACGCCGTGGTCGGCAACTATGCGAGCCCCTATGCCGCCGGCTCGGCTTACGTGATGCTGCACCACGCCTTTGGCGAGGTGAACGGCAAGAAAGGTGTCTGGGGCCACGCCATCGGCGGCATGGGCGCGATCACGCAGGCCATGGCCGCCGCGGCGCGCTCGCACGGCGTGCAGATCGAACTCGACAACGGCGTCCGCGAAGTGCTCGTGGAGAACGACAAGGTCGTCGGCGTCATCCTCGACAATGGGGAGAGTATCCGCGCGAAATATGTCGCCTCCAACGTCAATCCGAAGCTGCTGTATACGCGGCTGATGCCAGCGGATGCGCTGCCCAAGCCATTCCTCGATCGCATCCGCAACTGGCGCAATGGCTCCGGCACATTCCGGATGAATGTCGCGCTGAACGCCCTTCCCTCGTTCACCGCGCTGCCCGGTAACGGCGATCATCTCTCTGCCGGCATTATCATCGCGCCGAGTCTCGCCTACATGGATCGCGCCTGGCTCGATGCGAAGCAACACGGCTGGAGCCGCCAGCCGATTGTCGAAGTGCTGATCCCCTCCACTCTTGATGACAGCCTCAGCCCACCGGGCCAGCACGTCGCCAGTCTCTTTTGCCAGCATGTTGCGCCTACACTCCCGAACGGCGCATCGTGGGATGACCATCGGAACGAGGTCGCCGATCTGATGATCAAGACGGTGGACGACTACGCACCCGGCTTTGCCGCCAGCGTTATCGGCCGACAGGCACTATCGCCGCTCGATCTGGAGCGCGACTTCGGCCTGCTCGGCGGCGACATCTTTCACGGCGCGCTCAGCCTGAACCAGTTGTTCTCGGCCCGCCCGATGCTCGGCCATGCGGATTACCGCGGACCGCTGAAGGGCCTCTATCATTGCGGCTCCGGCGCACATCCCGGCGGCGGCGTGACGGGCGCGCCCGGTCACAATGCGGCCAAGGCGATCCTCAGGGACCACCGGGCGCTGTTCGGCTGA
- a CDS encoding ABC transporter ATP-binding protein: MSPIISVSNLTKSYASGFTALKGIDLDINRGEIFALLGPNGAGKTTMISIICGIANATSGKVMVDGHDIARDYRAARSLIGLVPQELHTDAFESVWATVSFSRGLFGKPKNPALIEKILKDLSLWDKKDNKIITLSGGMKRRVMIAKALSHEPQILFLDEPTAGVDVELRKGMWEVVRTLRAAGVTVILTTHYIEEAEEMADRIGVINKGEIILIEEKTKLMEQLGKKQLKLYLQGKVTEIPASLAHYNLELAADGHQLIYSYDTKSERTGITSLLGDLRESGIRFSDLDTTQSSLEDIFVSLVRK; encoded by the coding sequence ATGTCACCCATCATTTCCGTTTCTAATCTGACCAAGAGCTATGCCTCGGGCTTTACGGCCCTGAAGGGTATCGACCTGGACATCAACCGCGGCGAGATCTTCGCGCTGCTGGGGCCGAACGGCGCCGGCAAGACGACGATGATCAGCATCATCTGTGGCATCGCCAATGCCACCTCCGGCAAGGTCATGGTCGATGGTCACGACATCGCCCGGGACTATCGCGCCGCGCGGTCGCTGATCGGGCTGGTGCCGCAGGAACTGCACACCGACGCCTTCGAATCGGTTTGGGCCACGGTCAGTTTCAGCCGCGGCCTGTTCGGCAAACCGAAGAACCCGGCGCTGATCGAGAAAATCCTGAAAGACCTCTCGCTGTGGGACAAGAAGGATAACAAGATCATCACGCTGTCCGGCGGCATGAAGCGCCGCGTGATGATCGCCAAGGCGCTGTCGCACGAACCGCAGATCCTGTTTCTCGATGAGCCGACTGCCGGCGTCGACGTCGAATTGCGCAAGGGCATGTGGGAAGTCGTGCGCACGCTGCGCGCTGCCGGCGTCACGGTCATCCTCACCACGCATTACATTGAAGAAGCCGAGGAGATGGCCGACCGCATCGGCGTCATCAACAAAGGCGAGATCATCCTGATCGAGGAAAAGACCAAGCTGATGGAGCAGCTCGGCAAGAAGCAGCTCAAGCTGTATCTGCAAGGCAAGGTCACGGAGATTCCAGCCAGCCTGGCTCACTACAACCTCGAACTGGCAGCGGACGGCCATCAGTTGATCTACAGCTACGACACCAAGAGCGAGCGCACCGGGATCACCAGCCTGCTCGGCGATCTCCGCGAATCCGGCATCCGCTTCTCCGATCTCGACACCACGCAGAGCTCGCTCGAAGACATCTTCGTCAGCCTGGTGAGGAAGTAA
- a CDS encoding L,D-transpeptidase — protein MRSFYMTLAGLAVFAATSTAQAKIAITVDKDAQQLTVVQDGVEKYRWPVSSGIPSYETPNGSFQTFRMEEDHFSKEFDDAPMPHAIFFTKKGHAIHGTDSVNRLGSPASHGCVRLSRENAATLFAMVKADGVLNATVTLTGSSQVALARNPRPAKPSAVARRDIAPASPSYDAAGNPMDLTPQVVAPNRRVARQVQAADDDRYIYPADGNDGQRYPAPPGYRRMTEAETQQYYANRGYYSRQSPPQAYAPRPYQPRGFFGDY, from the coding sequence ATGCGTTCGTTTTATATGACCCTTGCGGGTCTCGCCGTTTTCGCCGCCACCAGCACTGCGCAGGCCAAGATTGCCATTACCGTCGACAAGGATGCCCAGCAGCTGACCGTCGTGCAGGACGGCGTTGAGAAATATCGCTGGCCGGTGTCGTCAGGCATCCCGTCCTATGAGACCCCGAATGGCAGCTTCCAGACATTCCGCATGGAGGAGGATCACTTCTCCAAAGAATTCGACGACGCGCCAATGCCCCATGCCATCTTCTTCACCAAGAAGGGCCACGCCATCCACGGCACCGATTCCGTGAACCGCTTGGGCTCGCCGGCCTCCCACGGCTGCGTCCGGCTGTCGCGCGAGAACGCCGCGACCTTGTTCGCCATGGTCAAGGCTGACGGGGTGCTTAACGCCACCGTCACGCTGACGGGCTCCTCGCAGGTCGCGCTCGCCCGCAATCCGCGCCCGGCGAAGCCGTCCGCCGTCGCCCGCCGTGATATCGCTCCTGCCTCACCGTCCTATGACGCCGCCGGCAATCCCATGGATCTCACGCCGCAGGTCGTGGCACCGAACCGCCGCGTTGCGCGTCAGGTACAGGCGGCCGATGATGATCGTTACATCTATCCGGCCGATGGCAATGACGGTCAGCGTTATCCGGCTCCTCCCGGCTATCGCCGCATGACGGAAGCCGAGACCCAGCAGTATTACGCCAATCGTGGCTATTACAGCCGGCAGTCTCCACCGCAGGCCTACGCGCCGCGGCCGTATCAGCCACGCGGCTTCTTCGGCGATTACTGA
- a CDS encoding fused MFS/spermidine synthase, which translates to MSSSQPVAAPNSASRNRLLLVVYTAAIFTSALLLFSVQPLFTKMVLPRLGGSPAVWSVAMVFFQSLLLGGYAYAHYLMQLRSRLVPVVIHLLLLVVALLTLPLSIASGWGTPPESGYAFWLLGLFAVSIGLPFFALAANNPLLQAWFVRTGHPNGHDPYFLYASSNIGSFLALLTYPVLLEPMFSLRTQNLIWTSGYGLLILLIAGCGVLLLKSPPVAVAAPGADAIDAPAPSWALRARWIFLAAVPSGLLIAVTAHISTDVAAAPLLWVLPLSLYLLTWVLVFQSRPLLPHAWILMLQPLAIAGVIVLLAVGGEQNLLLTLGGHLLAFFIIAMACHGELARQRPAARYLTGYYVALSFGGMVGGLFAGLIAPFTFSWIAEYPILIAFAVLCRPSLPERYSGWARWYWIALVVAAIALIVPSYTTGKLFTWIDTQRVYVVSVVAVLGMIVAILLRADRLKLVAITVLALALIRFYPADDGRVETVRSFFGVHKIVVTPNNQYHVLMHGTTIHGAEKYLNDDGTPVTGRPEPISYYYKDGGIGQAITAVRARKGAPLRVAVIGLGSGSLTCASAPGEDWKFFEIDQSMVDTAKDPKYFSYIQKCEPDVKPVIGDARLTFAKEPDGVYDLIIVDAYSSDAIPIHLATEEAMEIYKEKLAPQGAVVMHVSNRHLELASVVVGIADANDMKSWVYSEDSGRDNEYIFSTNVVISAHDAADVGSIATSSQWALTEANDDQRVWTDDYSNVLGAVWRRLRDGDN; encoded by the coding sequence ATGAGTTCGTCGCAGCCCGTCGCCGCCCCAAACTCGGCCTCCCGCAATCGGCTTCTTCTGGTGGTTTACACCGCGGCAATCTTCACCAGCGCACTCCTGTTATTCTCGGTGCAGCCCCTGTTCACCAAAATGGTGCTGCCGCGGCTTGGCGGTTCGCCGGCGGTGTGGTCGGTGGCGATGGTGTTCTTCCAGTCGCTGCTGCTCGGTGGCTATGCCTATGCGCATTATCTGATGCAGCTGCGCAGCCGGCTGGTACCGGTCGTCATTCATCTCCTGTTGCTGGTTGTTGCGCTGCTGACGCTGCCGCTGTCCATCGCATCGGGCTGGGGCACGCCGCCGGAGAGTGGCTATGCGTTCTGGCTGCTCGGCCTGTTCGCGGTGTCGATCGGTCTGCCGTTCTTCGCGCTTGCTGCGAACAATCCGCTGCTGCAGGCCTGGTTCGTGCGCACCGGTCATCCCAACGGCCACGATCCATATTTCCTCTATGCGTCGTCGAATATCGGGAGCTTTCTCGCGCTGCTGACCTATCCGGTGCTGCTGGAGCCGATGTTTTCGCTGCGCACGCAGAACCTGATCTGGACGTCCGGCTATGGCCTGCTGATCCTGCTGATCGCCGGCTGCGGCGTGTTGCTGCTGAAGTCGCCGCCGGTTGCTGTCGCTGCACCGGGTGCTGATGCCATCGACGCGCCGGCGCCGAGCTGGGCGCTGCGTGCACGCTGGATTTTCCTTGCCGCTGTCCCATCCGGCTTGCTGATCGCGGTCACCGCGCATATCTCGACCGACGTTGCAGCCGCGCCGCTGCTCTGGGTGTTGCCGCTGTCGCTGTATCTGCTGACCTGGGTGCTGGTGTTCCAGTCGCGGCCGCTGCTGCCGCATGCGTGGATTCTCATGCTGCAGCCGCTGGCGATTGCCGGCGTCATCGTGTTGCTCGCGGTGGGTGGGGAACAGAATCTTCTGCTCACGCTCGGCGGTCATCTGCTGGCCTTCTTCATCATCGCCATGGCCTGCCACGGTGAACTGGCCCGGCAGCGTCCGGCGGCGCGGTATCTCACGGGCTACTACGTCGCGCTGTCGTTCGGCGGCATGGTCGGTGGTCTGTTTGCCGGCCTCATCGCGCCGTTCACATTCTCATGGATCGCCGAATATCCGATCCTGATTGCATTTGCCGTGCTGTGTCGGCCGTCTTTGCCGGAGCGCTATTCCGGCTGGGCGCGCTGGTACTGGATCGCGCTCGTGGTTGCCGCAATCGCATTGATCGTGCCGAGCTACACGACCGGGAAGCTGTTCACGTGGATCGATACCCAACGCGTCTATGTCGTCAGCGTCGTTGCCGTCCTCGGCATGATCGTTGCGATCCTGCTGCGGGCCGACCGGCTCAAGCTCGTGGCGATCACTGTTCTTGCGCTGGCGCTGATTCGTTTCTACCCGGCGGACGATGGTCGGGTCGAAACCGTGCGTAGTTTCTTCGGCGTGCACAAGATCGTGGTGACGCCGAACAACCAGTATCACGTGCTGATGCATGGCACGACGATCCATGGCGCCGAGAAATATCTCAACGACGATGGCACGCCGGTGACCGGCCGGCCGGAGCCGATCTCCTATTATTACAAGGACGGCGGCATCGGGCAGGCGATCACGGCGGTGCGCGCCCGCAAGGGGGCACCGCTGCGCGTGGCGGTGATCGGGCTCGGCTCGGGCTCGCTGACCTGTGCGTCAGCGCCGGGTGAGGACTGGAAGTTTTTCGAGATCGACCAGTCGATGGTCGATACCGCCAAGGATCCGAAATATTTCAGCTACATCCAGAAGTGCGAGCCGGACGTCAAGCCGGTGATCGGCGATGCGCGGCTGACCTTCGCGAAGGAGCCTGACGGAGTCTACGATCTCATCATCGTCGATGCCTATTCGTCGGATGCGATCCCGATCCATCTGGCGACCGAGGAGGCGATGGAGATCTACAAGGAAAAGCTCGCCCCGCAGGGCGCCGTCGTCATGCATGTGTCGAACCGGCATCTCGAACTCGCCAGTGTCGTGGTCGGCATCGCCGATGCCAATGACATGAAGAGTTGGGTCTATTCGGAGGATTCCGGCCGCGACAACGAATATATCTTCTCGACCAACGTGGTCATCTCGGCCCATGACGCCGCCGATGTCGGCTCCATCGCGACGTCATCGCAATGGGCCCTGACTGAGGCGAACGACGATCAGCGGGTCTGGACCGACGATTACTCCAACGTGCTCGGCGCCGTGTGGCGCCGGCTACGGGACGGAGACAACTAA
- a CDS encoding ABC transporter permease: MNFRAVRAIYLFEMARTWRTVLQSIVSPVISTSLYFVVFGAAIGSRITSIEGVSYGTFIVPGLVMLSVLTQSISNASFGIYFPKFTGTIYELLSAPVSYVEVVLGYVGAAATKSILLGLIILATAGLFVPLHILHPWWMLTFLVLTAVTFSLFGFIIGIWADGFEKLQAIPLLVVTPLTFLGGSFYSVSMLPSGWRTVTLLNPVVYLISGFRWSFYEISDVSVGWSIGVTCMFLVICMLVVWWIFKTGYKLKN, translated from the coding sequence ATGAACTTCAGAGCTGTCCGCGCCATCTATCTGTTCGAAATGGCGCGCACCTGGCGCACCGTGCTGCAGAGCATTGTCTCGCCGGTGATCTCCACGTCGCTGTATTTCGTGGTGTTCGGCGCCGCGATCGGCTCGCGCATCACCTCCATCGAGGGCGTCAGCTACGGTACCTTCATCGTGCCTGGCCTGGTGATGTTGTCAGTACTCACGCAGAGCATTTCCAACGCCTCCTTCGGCATCTACTTCCCCAAATTCACCGGCACGATCTATGAATTGCTGTCGGCGCCGGTGTCCTATGTGGAGGTTGTGCTTGGCTATGTCGGCGCCGCCGCGACCAAGTCGATCCTGCTGGGCCTGATCATTCTGGCCACTGCCGGACTGTTCGTGCCGCTGCACATTCTGCACCCGTGGTGGATGCTGACCTTCCTCGTGCTCACGGCCGTCACATTCAGCCTGTTCGGCTTCATCATCGGCATCTGGGCCGATGGTTTCGAGAAACTGCAGGCGATCCCGCTGCTGGTGGTGACGCCGCTAACCTTCCTGGGCGGAAGCTTCTACTCCGTCAGTATGCTGCCGTCGGGCTGGCGGACCGTCACGCTACTCAATCCGGTCGTGTATCTGATCAGCGGCTTCCGCTGGAGCTTCTACGAGATCTCCGACGTCAGCGTCGGCTGGAGCATCGGCGTCACCTGCATGTTCCTGGTGATCTGCATGTTGGTCGTCTGGTGGATTTTCAAGACCGGCTACAAACTGAAAAACTGA
- a CDS encoding aminopeptidase P family protein produces MFEAHFQTFEEPESGVALTARLAAFREELLRRKLTGFLIPRADQQQNEYVPPSDERLAWLTGFTGSAGMAVVLLQEAAVFVDGRYTLQAAKQVDVNAWSIQSLVEPPPESWLADHLKPEDRLGFDPWLHTSAAAERLATACAKAGAELVAVDSNPLDSVWAERPAPPLGAVSIHPLNYAGVSEADKLAQIRGEMERLRVDALVLSDSHAVAWAFNIRGADVSHTPLPLSYALVPKHGRPQIFVDHRKLSNSTRDHLEVSADVQEPDALTSALAELAASGASIALDNATAADALSRLITAAGGKPVRGNDPVALLKAVKNPVEIKGTQTAHRRDAVALARFLAWIDREAPKGKLTEIDTVEALETFRRQTGALKDVSFPTIAGTGPNGAIVHYRVTRKTNRRIALGDLLLIDSGAQYEDGTTDVTRTIAIGEPTDEMRDRFTRVLRGHIAIARAAFPDGTTGAQLDTLARQFLWHAGLDFAHGTGHGVGSYLSVHEGPARISKLGTTPLKRGMILSNEPGYYKTDAFGIRIENLELVVEAHIEGAEQPMNAFETLTLAPIDRRLINTHRISKRELKWINDYHARVRREVMPLLDDEATRVWLEAATEPLTQPQ; encoded by the coding sequence ATGTTCGAAGCCCATTTCCAGACGTTCGAAGAGCCCGAAAGCGGCGTGGCGCTGACTGCGCGGCTGGCCGCATTTCGCGAGGAATTGCTGCGCCGGAAACTGACAGGCTTCCTGATTCCCCGCGCCGATCAGCAGCAGAACGAATATGTGCCGCCCTCCGACGAGCGGCTGGCCTGGCTCACCGGCTTCACCGGATCCGCCGGCATGGCCGTGGTGCTGCTGCAGGAAGCCGCCGTGTTTGTCGACGGCCGCTATACGCTGCAGGCGGCCAAACAAGTCGATGTGAACGCGTGGAGCATCCAGTCGCTGGTCGAGCCGCCGCCGGAAAGCTGGCTTGCCGATCACCTCAAACCCGAAGATCGCCTCGGATTTGATCCGTGGCTGCACACTTCTGCGGCAGCGGAGCGGCTGGCTACCGCCTGCGCCAAGGCCGGCGCTGAACTGGTGGCGGTCGACAGCAATCCGCTCGATTCGGTGTGGGCCGAGCGCCCGGCGCCGCCGCTCGGCGCGGTATCGATTCACCCACTCAACTATGCCGGCGTTTCCGAAGCCGACAAGCTCGCCCAGATCCGCGGCGAGATGGAGCGCCTGCGCGTCGATGCGCTGGTGCTGTCGGATTCCCATGCGGTCGCCTGGGCCTTCAACATCCGCGGCGCCGACGTCTCGCATACGCCGCTGCCGCTGTCCTATGCGCTGGTGCCGAAACACGGCCGCCCGCAGATCTTCGTCGATCATCGCAAGCTCTCCAACAGCACGCGCGACCATCTGGAAGTCTCGGCCGATGTGCAGGAGCCGGATGCGCTGACATCGGCGCTCGCAGAGCTCGCTGCCTCCGGCGCGTCCATTGCGCTCGACAATGCGACCGCCGCCGATGCACTGAGCCGCTTGATCACAGCCGCAGGCGGCAAGCCCGTGCGCGGCAATGATCCCGTCGCGCTGCTGAAGGCCGTGAAGAATCCCGTCGAGATCAAGGGCACGCAGACCGCGCATCGCCGCGATGCTGTGGCACTGGCGCGCTTTCTCGCCTGGATCGACCGCGAGGCGCCGAAGGGCAAGCTCACCGAAATCGACACCGTCGAGGCGCTGGAGACATTCCGCCGCCAGACCGGCGCGCTGAAGGATGTCTCGTTTCCGACCATCGCCGGCACCGGCCCGAACGGCGCCATCGTGCATTACCGCGTCACCCGCAAGACCAATCGCCGTATCGCGCTGGGCGATCTGCTGCTGATCGATTCCGGCGCGCAATATGAAGACGGCACCACCGACGTCACCCGCACCATCGCCATCGGCGAGCCGACCGACGAGATGCGCGATCGTTTTACGCGCGTGCTGCGCGGCCATATCGCCATTGCGCGCGCTGCGTTTCCCGATGGCACGACGGGCGCGCAGCTCGATACGCTGGCGCGCCAGTTCCTCTGGCATGCCGGCCTCGATTTCGCCCACGGCACCGGACACGGCGTCGGTAGCTATCTGTCTGTGCATGAAGGCCCGGCGCGGATCTCCAAGCTCGGCACCACGCCGCTCAAGCGCGGCATGATCCTTTCCAACGAGCCCGGCTACTACAAGACCGACGCCTTCGGCATTCGCATCGAGAATCTCGAACTGGTGGTCGAAGCCCATATCGAGGGCGCCGAGCAGCCGATGAATGCATTCGAGACGCTGACACTGGCGCCGATCGACCGCCGGCTGATCAATACGCATCGCATCAGCAAGCGCGAGCTGAAATGGATCAACGACTATCACGCCCGCGTCCGCCGCGAGGTGATGCCGCTGCTCGATGATGAAGCGACGCGCGTCTGGCTCGAAGCAGCGACCGAGCCGCTGACGCAGCCGCAATAG
- a CDS encoding 50S ribosomal protein L11 methyltransferase, with translation MTTPQGTSRATFAVGDEFSAKRIVDLLTESFEEGQAAIAAFESPEGRWDVTVHFADPPDEVSIRDLVSLASDDTVAASIVFDSIEAKDWVKESLEGLVPVRAGRFIVHGQHDRDKVRPNQLGIEIEAALAFGTGHHGTTRGCLIYLDYVLRAKAPKRMLDLGTGTGVLAIAAAKATKRRVLATDIDPMSVKVARENMRLNGVGNLVDTVCATGFSSPAFGDRAPFDLILANILANPLRAMSTDMSRHLTRNGMVILSGLLPHQAMSVIAAYRARGLVLRKHQIIEGWSSLLMQRTG, from the coding sequence ATGACCACGCCCCAAGGAACCAGCCGCGCCACCTTTGCTGTCGGCGACGAATTCAGCGCCAAGCGCATCGTCGATCTCCTCACCGAGAGTTTCGAGGAAGGCCAGGCCGCGATCGCTGCATTCGAGAGCCCCGAGGGCCGCTGGGACGTCACCGTTCATTTCGCCGATCCGCCGGACGAAGTGTCGATCCGCGACCTCGTCAGCCTCGCCTCGGACGACACCGTGGCGGCAAGCATCGTGTTCGACAGCATCGAGGCCAAGGACTGGGTCAAGGAGAGTCTCGAAGGCCTCGTTCCCGTGCGAGCCGGCCGCTTCATCGTTCACGGCCAGCACGACCGCGACAAGGTGCGCCCCAATCAACTGGGCATCGAGATCGAAGCGGCGTTGGCTTTTGGCACCGGCCATCACGGCACCACGCGCGGCTGCCTCATCTATCTGGATTATGTGCTGCGTGCGAAGGCGCCGAAACGCATGCTCGATCTCGGCACCGGCACCGGCGTGCTGGCCATCGCTGCCGCGAAGGCCACCAAGCGCCGCGTGCTGGCGACCGATATCGACCCGATGTCTGTGAAGGTGGCGCGCGAGAATATGCGGCTCAACGGCGTCGGTAATCTCGTCGATACTGTTTGCGCAACGGGCTTTTCCTCGCCGGCTTTCGGCGATCGGGCGCCGTTCGATCTGATCCTCGCAAACATCCTCGCCAATCCACTCCGCGCGATGTCGACCGACATGAGCCGGCATCTCACGCGTAATGGAATGGTGATCCTGTCCGGGCTTTTGCCGCATCAGGCGATGAGCGTGATCGCCGCGTATCGCGCCCGCGGGCTGGTGCTCCGCAAGCATCAAATCATCGAAGGCTGGAGCAGCCTTCTTATGCAGCGAACAGGCTGA